From one Botrytis cinerea B05.10 chromosome 7, complete sequence genomic stretch:
- the Bcfun26 gene encoding Bcfun26, which translates to MSNSIDNRTAVDRLRALFNNPNPEPEYEPISSSSSIHEDDVRRPVLVLPDQAETEPFSWFEYGIFMLIGVAMLWAWNMFLAAAPYFQSRFQDSESILQHFQSAITSVGTITNLGSMLLLSHLQSNASYPKRIIASLVLNTVVFTLLAISTSYFRDVSSSGYLTFTLIMVFATSCATGLLQNGAFAFASSFGRPEYIQAIMTGQAIAGVLPSAAQIATVLAVPPPDHWADVTAEVADVKENTTSAFVYFLTATVISVLTLVFVYPLLRKQNRVLESRAASSADSDEEIDENSKHEVVGMVRLFKKLHWLAGGVFMCFTVTMFFPVFTSKVVSVRPADGAPRILQPEAFIPLGFLVWNIGDLCGRLLPLLPFHAKARPIPLFIFSILRIGFVPLYLLCNIEGKGAKVNSDVFYLLVVQAGFGLSNGWLGSSCMMAAADYVNEEEREASGSFMMTNLVAGLMAGSLLSFAVAGIS; encoded by the exons ATGAGTAATTCAATCGATAATCGAACGGCTGTCGACCGTCTGCGAGCGTTATTCAACAATCCTAATCCTGAACCCGAATATGAACCTATCTCGAGCAGTTCCAGCATTCACGAAGACGATGTACGCAGACCCGTCCTCGTCTTACCAGATCAAGCCGAAACCGAGCCGTTCTCATGGTTCGAGTATGGAATCTTCATGTTGATCGGAGTGGCAATGCTTTGGGCATG GAACATGTTCTTAGCAGCCGCGCCATACTTTCAGAGCCGATTCCAAGACAGCGAGAGTATTCTTCAACATTTCCAATCTGCGATTACATCTGTTGGAACGATTACGAATCTTGGCTCCATGCTACTCCTGAGTCACCTACAATCGAACGCCTCCTACCCAAAGCGAATCATAGCCTCCCTCGTCCTCAATACTGTCGTCTTTACGCTTCTTGCGATATCCACCTCATACTTTCGCGATGTTTCGTCTAGCGGCTATCTAACTTTCACATTGATAATGGTATTTGCGACTTCCTGCGCAACGGGGCTCCTACAAAATGGGGCATTCGCTTTCGCATCAAGTTTCGGCCGACCAGAATATATACAGGCTATCATGACGGGACAGGCGATCGCCGGAGTCCTGCCATCAGCTGCACAAATTGCTACTGTTTTAGCTGTTCCACCGCCAGACCATTGGGCTGATGTAACTGCAGAGGTTGCAGACGTGAAGGAAAATACAACTTCAGCTTTTGTCTATTTCTTGACGGCTACAGTCATCAGTGTTCTAACATTAGTCTTTGTCTACCCCTTGCTTCGGAAGCAGAACCGAGTCCTCGAGAGTCGCGCGGCGTCGTCAGCTGACAGTGACGAAGAGATTGACGAAAACAGTAAGCACGAGGTTGTCGGTATGGTTAGACTATTCAAAAAACTTCATTGGCTTGCAGGAGGAGTATTCATGTGTTTTACTGTTACAATGTTCTTCCCGGTATTCACGTCAAAGGTGGTTTCGGTAAGGCCTGCCGATGGAGCCCCTCGAATACTTCAACCCGAAGCTTTCATTCCTCTAGGGTTTTTGGTCTGGAATATCGGCGATCTTTGTGGCCGTCTGCTTCCACTTCTACCTTTTCATGCCAAGGCACGACCTATTCCGCTTTTCATATTCTCTATCCTTCGTATTGGATTTGTTCCTTTGTACCTTCTCTGTAACATCGAAGGTAAGGGAGCGAAGGTCAATAGCGATGTATTCTACCTTCTCGTGGTTCAGGCTGGATTCGGATTGAGTAATGGCTGGCTCGGCAGTTCTTGCATGATGGCAGCTGCTGATTATGTTAATGAAGAAGAGCGAGAAGCAAGTGGGTCGTTCATGATGACCAATTTGGTTGCAGGTTTGATGGCTGGATCTTTACTCAGCTTTGCTGTAGCTGGAATTTCCTAA
- the Bctlg2 gene encoding Bctlg2 — MWRDRTNLYISYRQSYAHHPAKKPKYSSSSGNGYSDSIGGASEERRGLMSAGAFEDDGDAIIEMDLLPPRWADISDEVTEYLTDIANKSQKLEKLHQKHVLPGFDDEEVKKKEEREIELLTQQITKGFHDCQRSIQRVEQIVRDSRHQGGISKGEETMARNIQISLASRVQEASAGFRKKQSTYLKKLRGLGGMNAPIERTSTPLYSNYIDPSIMESDADKSFSQATLQQTSQKQLTSNDAAIMQREREINDIAQGIIELADIFKELQTMIIDQGTMLDRIDYNVERMAVDVKAANVELKVASGYQRKGTKRRIILLLILLVVGMFILLLVKPKKHRGEVEDSVPPPSPP; from the exons ATGTGGCGTGATCGTACAAATCT CTATATCTCCTATCGACAATCATATGCACATCACCCCgcaaagaaaccaaaatATTCAAGCTCTTCTGGCAATGGATACTCAGACAGTATTGGGGGAGCCTCGGAGGAACGCAGAGGACTCATGTCCGCTGGCGCATTCGAAGATGACGGCGATGCGATAATAGAAATGGATTTACTGCCACCGAGATGGGCAGATATCAGCGACGAAGTCACAGAATATCTTACGGACATCGCAAACAAGAGTCAAAAATTGGAGAAGTTACATCAAAAACATGTATTGCCAGGattcgatgatgaggaagtcaagaaaaaggaagaaagggagATTGAACTATTGACGCAACAAATTACCAAGGGATTTCACGATTGTCAGAGGTCAATTCAAAGAGTAGAACAAATTGTTCGTGACTCGCGGCATCAAGGAGGCATAAGTAAAGGAGAGGAAACTATGGCAAGGAATATCCAGATTTCACTAGCATCGAGGGTACAAGAAGCAAGTGCGGGATTCAGAAAAAAGCAAAGTACTTATCTGAAGA AGTTACGAGGCTTGGGAGGTATGAATGCACCTATCGAACGAACATCTACCCCTCTTTACAGTAATTACATCGACCCCTCCATCATGGAATCCGACGCCGATAAATCATTCTCCCAAGCAACCCTCCAACAAACCTCTCAAAAACAACTCACCTCCAATGATGCAGCCATCATGCAACGGGAACGTGAAATCAATGATATTGCGCAAGGTATTATCGAACTCGCCGACATTTTTAAAGAACTTCAAACTATGATTATAGATCAAGGAACAATGTTGGATCGTATAGACTACAACGTGGAAAGAATGGCAGTAGACGTCAAGGCTGCAAATGTGGAATTAAAAGTTGCAAGCGGATACCAAAGAAAGGGAACGAAGAGACGAATTATTTTGTTATTGATCCTACTAGTTGTAGGTATGTTTATATTGCTATTGGTAAAACCAAAGAAGCATAGAGGAGAGGTAGAGGACAGTgtaccaccaccatcaccaccttAA
- the Bc4 gene encoding Bc4 produces the protein MADSLTEEQVSEFKEAFSLFDKNGDGQITSKELGTVMRSLGQNPSESELQDMINEVDADNNGTIDFPEFLTMMARKMKDTDSEEEIREAFKVFDRDNNGFISAAELRHVMTSIGEKLTDDEVDEMIREADQDGDGRIDYNEFVQLMMQK, from the exons ATG GCCGATTCTCTTACTGAAGAGCAAGTCTCCGAGTTCAAGGAGGCCTTCTCCCTCTTT GACAAGAATGGTGATG GACAAATCACTAGCAAGGAGTTGGGAACCGTCATGCGATCCCTTGGTCAAAACCCTTCCGAGTCCGAGTTGCAAGACATGATCAACGAGGTCGATGCTGACAACAACGGTACCATTGATTTCCCAG AATTTCTTACTATGATGgcaagaaagatgaaggaTACCGACTCTGAGGAGGAGATTCGTGAAGCATTCAAG GTCTTCGATCGTGATAACAACGGTTTCATCTCCGCTGCTGAACTTCGTCATGTCATGACCTCCATCGGAGAGAAGTTGACTGATGACGAggttgatgagatgattaGGGAAGCCGATCAAGATGGTGACGGAAGAATCGACT ACAACGAATTTGTACAGCTTATGATGCAAAAGTAA